A part of Paraburkholderia largidicola genomic DNA contains:
- a CDS encoding response regulator encodes MRQPRTLAAPHLSDSRFVASHNGFYTKVWLSRAFRTDYPEYRKPIDNSQGCRVFAREVTQGDHVTPGALVSIVEDDESVRKATENLIRSLGWSVLSFESAAAYLSSGAVSRTGCLISDVTMSEMTGIEMHAHLISQGCAPPTLFITGFPNARDEALVLANGALAYLEKPVESQVILNWVQKLIGTP; translated from the coding sequence ATGCGGCAACCGCGCACGCTTGCCGCTCCTCACCTTTCTGACTCGCGCTTCGTCGCCTCGCACAATGGTTTTTATACCAAGGTATGGTTGTCGCGTGCTTTCCGCACGGATTACCCTGAGTATCGAAAGCCAATTGATAACTCACAAGGGTGCCGCGTATTCGCCCGTGAGGTGACTCAGGGGGATCACGTGACTCCTGGCGCGCTCGTTTCCATAGTCGAAGACGACGAATCGGTCCGCAAGGCCACCGAAAATCTCATACGGTCGCTGGGATGGTCGGTGCTGTCTTTCGAATCCGCCGCCGCCTATCTTTCGTCCGGCGCCGTGTCCCGAACGGGGTGCCTGATTTCAGATGTGACCATGTCGGAGATGACGGGCATCGAGATGCACGCGCATCTGATCTCGCAGGGATGCGCGCCGCCTACCCTGTTCATTACTGGCTTTCCGAACGCACGAGACGAAGCCCTGGTGCTGGCCAACGGCGCCCTCGCCTATCTGGAGAAGCCGGTTGAATCGCAAGTCATATTGAACTGGGTCCAGAAATTGATCGGCACACCTTGA
- a CDS encoding trifunctional serine/threonine-protein kinase/ATP-binding protein/sensor histidine kinase — protein sequence MDYMDLTGYELEWLRDDEDFSLYRARQPGNPVSVLTLVAARPAFRSITRLEHEYELAALLDSRWAAQPLALGRHNALPTLVLDDNGYEPLDRALGRPLEMTRFLRLALNLASAVGQVHRRGLIHKDIKPANVLVDIHDNVRLTGFGIASQLPQERQPPAPPEIIAGTFAYMAPEQTGRMNRSIDARSDLYSLGVTLYEMLTGTLPFTASDPMEWIHCHIARRPPPPGERVGGIPRPVGSIVLKLLSKTAENRYQTAAGVEADLRACLDAWQANHRIEPFSPGAHDASDRLLIPEKLYGREDQITALVEAFDRVVASGTTEVVLVSGYAGIGKSSVVNELHKVLVPPRGLFAAGKVDQYKRDIPYMTLAQAFQSLVRELLGKSDEEVGQWRRELMDALGTNGELMVNLIPELALIIGEQPAVPALLPRDAQSRFQLVFRRFLGVFARREHPLALFVDDLQWLDIATLELIEHLVTHPEVQHLLLVGAYRDNEVGPTHPLTRMLGLIRNAGGRIEETVLAPLMPENIGELVADSLHCDRATAQPLAQLVHQKTGGNPFFAIQFLTALTDEKLLAFDGSTASWTWDLPRIRAKGFTENVADLMAAKLGRQSGTTQDAMRQLACLGNVAGIATLTLVQGEPEETIHAQLWDAVRAGLVFRVDSAYKFAHDRVHEAAYALIPEGERAAAHLRIGRLLASRTPADQVEETIFDIVNHLNRGIPLITMDDERQRVVELNVTAGKRAKHSTAYSAARNHFAQAAALLSPEAWQLRYQPTFDLYLELSECEYLMGNFADADALFDMILQRAHCKLDRAKVYSLRIKLYQVASKYYEGFAVALGALRDFGLTLPESDEEVQIAVETELRAVPVNLAGRAIIELIDAPMAADPTMQAIINLLVDAVPCAYIGRPVFYPLVTLMAVNLSMRHGNTDQSSFAYGVYSLMLVSVVKDIESAFQFSELSLRLNDKLDNPRLRGTLLHLHGDHVNFWRHHFATGMPILERAFVACLEVGDFVYGGFLAFETVWQIIEKGDVLDEVQALSAKYAAFARQSHNDAVYETIRLEQQFVASLQGRSKHLLELGDSTFDEAASFAIITAATFGCGIVFYHIMKQILAFLNGEYAEAFACAARAEPVLPAAMSMPIEATCHFIHALTLTALYPTASAVEQQEYRQILESKFSKFELWTSNCPENFRNRQALVLAEVARIDGRHADAMYLYEEAIRSSREHGFIHNQALANELAARFYAERGFETIADTYLRNARSCYASWGADGKVRQLDQTYAQLRQDVSSRSESTIATSVEQLDLATVVKVSQAMFSEIGLSELIHALMVLALEHAGADRGVLVLPQGDDLWIEAEATTLRDKVEVRIPHTRVAPAELPESILRYVVRTGESLLLDDATHQSPFSTDEYIRRRECRSILCLPLIKQAQLIGVLYVENTMTPHVFTPARIAVLRLLASQAAISLENARLYADLQRSEHRYRDLFSETPVGLWRTESRVVNDMLAQVRAQGVQDISAYIHEHPEWLARVSDSLILEDANKHAVQMFGARDRSELLGPMTWVWRENPSTFHHALESRFNGEELFQETTKFPTLDGRVIDVLFTVARPQRDDDPGITVVSLVDLTERIRAQEMLQRVQADFAHAARISMLGELTASIAHELKQPLASIVMNGQASLGWLNRPEPNLEEARATSTRIIADARHAIDIIGRIRGMAVRRAPERTLVSLDELIDEALVFLRYEAHSRRVTVTRQFAAGPPQVLADRIQLQQVIVNLTVNAMQAMEQAHSERREITIRVATQDAATLHCAIEDSGPGIIPAYLRSLFESFFTTKENGMGMGLPICRSIIEAHGGRISADNASIHGGARFHFTLPAASGPD from the coding sequence ATGGATTACATGGATCTCACCGGATACGAGCTGGAGTGGCTGCGCGACGATGAAGATTTCTCGTTGTACCGTGCCAGGCAACCGGGCAATCCTGTCTCGGTGCTCACGCTGGTCGCCGCGCGCCCTGCCTTTCGCAGCATTACGCGCCTCGAACATGAATATGAACTGGCGGCGCTGCTCGATTCCCGCTGGGCCGCTCAACCGCTCGCGCTCGGCCGCCACAATGCGCTGCCCACGCTGGTGCTCGACGATAACGGCTACGAGCCCCTCGATCGCGCACTGGGAAGGCCGCTCGAAATGACGCGCTTTCTGCGTCTCGCCCTCAATCTCGCGAGCGCAGTCGGCCAGGTTCACCGGCGCGGCCTCATTCACAAAGACATCAAACCTGCCAATGTGCTCGTCGACATTCACGACAACGTGCGGCTGACGGGGTTCGGCATCGCGTCGCAGTTACCACAGGAACGTCAACCGCCCGCGCCGCCGGAAATCATCGCGGGTACGTTTGCCTATATGGCGCCCGAGCAGACGGGCCGGATGAACCGGTCGATCGACGCGCGCAGCGATCTCTATTCGCTTGGCGTCACGCTGTACGAGATGCTCACCGGGACGCTGCCATTCACGGCATCGGACCCGATGGAATGGATCCATTGTCATATCGCACGACGCCCGCCGCCGCCGGGTGAGCGGGTCGGCGGCATCCCTCGGCCCGTTGGGAGCATCGTGCTGAAGCTGCTGTCGAAAACGGCCGAGAATCGCTACCAGACGGCCGCAGGTGTCGAAGCCGACCTCAGGGCGTGCCTCGATGCGTGGCAGGCGAACCACCGGATCGAACCGTTTTCGCCCGGTGCGCACGACGCGTCCGATCGGCTCCTGATCCCCGAAAAACTCTACGGGCGCGAAGACCAGATTACGGCGCTCGTCGAAGCCTTCGATCGCGTCGTAGCGAGCGGCACGACGGAAGTCGTGCTCGTCTCGGGGTATGCGGGCATCGGCAAGTCGTCCGTCGTCAACGAGTTGCACAAGGTGCTGGTACCGCCGCGCGGTCTGTTCGCGGCCGGCAAGGTGGATCAGTACAAGCGCGACATACCCTATATGACGTTGGCGCAAGCCTTTCAGTCGCTCGTGCGCGAACTGCTCGGCAAGAGCGACGAAGAGGTCGGCCAGTGGCGGCGTGAGTTGATGGACGCGCTGGGCACGAATGGCGAGCTGATGGTCAACCTCATTCCCGAGCTGGCGCTCATCATCGGCGAGCAGCCAGCCGTGCCCGCGCTTCTGCCGCGCGATGCGCAAAGCCGCTTTCAGCTCGTGTTCCGACGCTTCCTCGGCGTGTTCGCCAGGCGGGAGCATCCTCTCGCATTGTTCGTCGACGACTTGCAGTGGCTGGACATCGCGACGCTCGAATTGATCGAGCACCTCGTGACGCATCCCGAGGTGCAGCATCTGTTGCTGGTCGGAGCGTATCGCGACAACGAAGTCGGTCCCACGCATCCGCTCACACGAATGCTAGGGCTGATCCGCAACGCCGGCGGGCGTATCGAAGAAACGGTGCTCGCACCGCTCATGCCTGAGAACATCGGTGAGCTGGTTGCCGATTCGCTGCACTGCGACCGCGCGACGGCTCAACCGCTTGCGCAACTCGTGCATCAGAAGACGGGCGGCAATCCCTTCTTTGCGATTCAGTTTCTGACAGCGCTGACGGACGAGAAGCTGCTCGCCTTCGACGGCAGTACAGCCAGCTGGACCTGGGACCTGCCGCGCATTCGCGCCAAAGGCTTTACCGAGAACGTCGCCGATCTGATGGCCGCGAAACTCGGCCGTCAGTCCGGGACGACGCAGGACGCGATGCGGCAATTGGCCTGTCTCGGCAATGTCGCCGGGATCGCGACGCTCACGCTGGTTCAGGGCGAGCCTGAGGAGACAATCCACGCGCAATTGTGGGACGCCGTGCGGGCGGGACTCGTGTTCCGCGTGGATAGCGCCTATAAGTTCGCCCATGACCGCGTGCACGAGGCTGCCTACGCACTGATCCCCGAAGGCGAGCGCGCCGCCGCACACCTGAGGATCGGCCGCCTGCTCGCTTCACGCACGCCAGCCGATCAGGTCGAGGAAACCATCTTCGACATCGTGAACCACCTCAATCGCGGTATCCCGCTCATCACGATGGACGACGAGCGACAGCGGGTGGTCGAACTGAACGTGACGGCGGGCAAGCGCGCCAAGCATTCAACCGCCTATTCCGCCGCTCGCAACCACTTTGCGCAAGCGGCTGCGCTGCTGTCACCGGAAGCATGGCAGCTTCGTTACCAGCCGACCTTCGATCTCTATCTCGAACTCTCCGAGTGCGAATATCTGATGGGGAACTTCGCCGACGCGGACGCGCTGTTCGACATGATCCTGCAGCGCGCACATTGCAAACTCGATCGGGCCAAGGTGTACAGCCTGCGCATCAAGCTGTATCAGGTAGCGAGCAAGTACTACGAGGGCTTCGCCGTCGCGCTCGGCGCGCTGCGCGACTTCGGCCTCACGCTTCCAGAGTCCGATGAAGAAGTGCAGATCGCTGTCGAGACCGAGCTGCGCGCCGTGCCCGTCAATCTGGCGGGCCGCGCCATCATCGAGTTGATCGATGCACCGATGGCCGCCGATCCCACGATGCAGGCCATCATCAACCTGCTCGTCGACGCCGTGCCGTGCGCGTATATCGGCCGTCCCGTGTTCTATCCGCTCGTCACGCTGATGGCCGTCAATCTGTCGATGCGCCACGGCAACACCGATCAATCGAGTTTTGCGTACGGCGTCTACTCGCTGATGCTGGTCTCCGTCGTGAAGGATATCGAATCCGCGTTCCAGTTCTCCGAACTCTCGCTGCGGCTGAACGACAAACTCGATAACCCGCGTCTGCGCGGAACGCTGCTTCATTTGCACGGCGATCACGTCAACTTCTGGCGCCATCACTTCGCGACGGGCATGCCGATTCTCGAACGCGCCTTCGTTGCGTGCCTCGAAGTGGGCGACTTCGTCTATGGCGGCTTTCTCGCCTTCGAAACGGTCTGGCAGATCATCGAGAAAGGCGACGTCCTCGACGAGGTGCAGGCGCTATCGGCGAAATACGCGGCGTTCGCACGACAGAGCCACAACGACGCGGTGTACGAAACGATACGGCTCGAACAACAGTTCGTCGCCAGTCTGCAGGGCCGCTCGAAGCATCTGCTCGAACTCGGCGACAGCACGTTCGACGAAGCGGCCAGTTTCGCCATCATCACGGCGGCGACATTCGGTTGCGGCATCGTCTTCTATCACATCATGAAGCAGATCCTCGCCTTCCTGAACGGCGAGTACGCGGAGGCATTCGCCTGTGCAGCGCGCGCAGAGCCCGTGCTGCCTGCCGCCATGAGCATGCCGATCGAGGCGACCTGCCATTTCATCCACGCGCTCACGCTGACGGCGCTCTATCCGACGGCATCCGCTGTCGAACAGCAGGAATACAGGCAAATCCTCGAATCGAAATTCAGCAAGTTCGAGCTATGGACCAGCAACTGCCCCGAGAACTTTCGCAACCGCCAGGCGCTGGTGCTGGCAGAGGTCGCGCGTATCGACGGCCGCCACGCCGACGCGATGTACCTCTACGAGGAAGCCATCCGGTCCAGCCGCGAGCACGGTTTCATCCACAATCAGGCTCTCGCCAACGAACTCGCGGCGCGGTTCTATGCGGAGCGCGGCTTCGAGACCATCGCCGACACCTACCTGCGAAACGCGCGGTCCTGCTATGCAAGCTGGGGCGCCGATGGCAAGGTCCGGCAACTGGACCAGACCTACGCGCAGTTGCGCCAGGACGTCTCGTCGCGCTCCGAGAGCACCATCGCAACTTCCGTCGAGCAACTGGATCTCGCCACGGTCGTCAAGGTGTCGCAGGCGATGTTCAGTGAGATCGGCCTGAGCGAACTGATTCACGCGCTGATGGTGCTCGCGCTCGAGCACGCCGGCGCGGACCGGGGCGTGCTGGTTCTGCCGCAAGGCGACGACCTGTGGATCGAGGCTGAAGCCACGACGCTGCGCGACAAGGTCGAGGTTCGCATTCCGCACACGCGTGTCGCGCCCGCGGAACTTCCCGAATCGATCCTGAGATACGTCGTCCGCACGGGGGAAAGTCTGCTGCTGGACGATGCCACGCACCAGAGTCCGTTCTCGACGGATGAGTACATCCGGCGCCGCGAATGCAGATCGATTCTCTGTCTGCCGCTGATCAAGCAGGCACAGCTGATCGGCGTGCTGTACGTGGAAAACACGATGACGCCGCATGTGTTCACGCCGGCGCGTATTGCCGTGCTGCGGCTGCTCGCGTCGCAAGCCGCGATTTCGCTGGAGAACGCGCGGCTCTATGCGGACCTTCAGCGCAGCGAGCACCGCTATCGCGACCTGTTCAGCGAAACGCCCGTTGGCCTCTGGCGGACTGAGTCGCGGGTAGTGAATGACATGCTGGCGCAAGTGCGGGCGCAAGGCGTGCAGGATATTTCGGCGTATATCCATGAGCACCCCGAATGGCTCGCACGCGTGTCCGATTCACTGATCCTCGAAGACGCGAACAAACATGCCGTGCAAATGTTCGGCGCACGCGACCGCAGCGAGTTGCTTGGGCCGATGACGTGGGTATGGCGAGAGAATCCGTCGACATTCCATCATGCGCTGGAAAGCAGGTTCAACGGCGAAGAGTTGTTTCAGGAAACAACGAAGTTTCCAACGCTCGATGGACGCGTCATCGATGTGCTCTTTACGGTTGCACGGCCCCAGCGTGATGACGATCCAGGCATCACCGTGGTCAGTCTGGTCGATCTGACCGAGCGGATTCGCGCGCAGGAAATGCTTCAGCGCGTGCAGGCGGACTTTGCGCACGCCGCGCGGATCTCGATGCTCGGCGAGCTGACCGCGTCGATCGCGCACGAGTTGAAACAGCCGCTCGCTTCCATCGTAATGAACGGTCAGGCGAGTCTCGGCTGGCTCAACCGGCCGGAGCCCAATCTGGAAGAAGCGCGCGCCACGAGCACGCGCATCATCGCCGATGCGCGGCATGCGATCGACATCATTGGCCGCATTCGTGGCATGGCGGTGCGTCGCGCGCCCGAGCGCACGCTGGTGTCGCTCGACGAACTCATCGACGAGGCGCTGGTGTTCTTGCGCTATGAAGCGCACTCGCGGCGTGTCACCGTGACACGCCAGTTCGCAGCCGGACCGCCACAGGTTCTCGCTGACCGCATCCAGTTGCAGCAAGTCATCGTCAATCTCACCGTCAACGCGATGCAGGCCATGGAGCAGGCGCACAGCGAGCGGCGTGAAATCACGATCCGCGTGGCCACGCAAGACGCGGCCACATTGCACTGCGCGATCGAAGACAGCGGACCCGGCATCATCCCCGCCTATCTCAGGAGCCTGTTCGAGAGCTTCTTTACGACCAAGGAGAACGGGATGGGGATGGGCCTGCCCATCTGCCGGTCCATCATCGAGGCCCACGGCGGACGCATATCGGCGGACAACGCGTCCATCCATGGCGGCGCGCGTTTTCACTTTACGCTTCCGGCGGCTAGCGGACCTGACTAG
- the acnB gene encoding bifunctional aconitate hydratase 2/2-methylisocitrate dehydratase translates to MLENFRAHVAARAALGIPPLPLTAQQTAELVELLTNPPAGEEQTLLELITHRVPAGVDEAARVKAGFLAAVAKGETACALISRARATELLGTMLGGYNIAPLIELLSDAEVGTVAADALKKTLLMFDQFHDVKELADKGNANARAVLQSWADAEWFTSRPEVPESLTITVFKVTGETNTDDLSPAPDATTRPDIPMHALAMLKNARPGITPEEDGKRGPVKFIESLKEKGHLVAYVGDVVGTGSSRKSATNSVLWFTGEDIPFIPNKRFGGVCLGSKIAPIFYNTMEDAGALPIELDVSKMDMGDVVELRPYEGKALKNGEVIAEFQVKSDVLFDEVRAGGRIPLIIGRGLTAKAREALGLAPSTLFRLPQQPADSGKGFSLAQKMVGRACGLPEGQGVRPGAYCEPRMTSVGSQDTTGPMTRDELKDLACLGFSADLVMQSFCHTAAYPKPVDVKTHQTLPNFISNRGGIALRPGDGVIHSWLNRMLLPDTVGTGGDSHTRFPIGISFPAGSGLVAFAAATGTMPLDMPESVLVRFKGKMQPGVTLRDLVNAIPLYAIKQGMLTVAKQGKKNIFSGRILEIEGLPDLKVEQAFELSDASAERSAAGCTVHLNKEPIIEYLNSNITLLKWMIAQGYQDPRSLQRRIKAMEAWLADPQLLQPDADAEYAAVIEIDLADIHEPIVACPNDPDDVKTLSDVAGAKIDEVFIGSCMTNIGHFRAASKLLEGKRDIPVKLWVAPPTKMDQKQLTEEGHYGVFGTAGARTEMPGCSLCMGNQAQVREGATVMSTSTRNFPNRLGKNTNVYLGSAELAAICSRLGKIPSKEEYMADMGVLNANGDAIYQYMNFDQIEDFKEVADTVQM, encoded by the coding sequence ATGCTTGAAAACTTTCGTGCTCATGTAGCCGCGCGCGCCGCGCTCGGCATTCCTCCCCTGCCGCTGACGGCTCAGCAGACCGCCGAGCTGGTGGAACTGCTGACCAATCCGCCCGCCGGCGAAGAGCAGACCCTGCTCGAGCTGATCACCCACCGCGTGCCCGCGGGCGTGGACGAAGCGGCCCGCGTGAAGGCAGGCTTCCTGGCTGCCGTGGCCAAGGGCGAGACCGCCTGCGCGCTGATCTCGCGCGCTCGCGCCACCGAACTGCTCGGCACGATGCTGGGCGGCTACAACATCGCCCCGCTGATCGAACTGCTGTCCGACGCCGAAGTGGGCACCGTGGCCGCCGACGCGCTGAAGAAAACCCTGCTGATGTTCGACCAGTTCCACGACGTCAAGGAACTGGCCGACAAGGGCAATGCCAACGCGCGCGCCGTGCTGCAAAGCTGGGCCGACGCCGAATGGTTCACGAGCCGTCCGGAAGTGCCGGAAAGCCTGACCATCACCGTGTTCAAGGTGACGGGCGAAACCAACACCGACGACCTGTCGCCCGCTCCGGACGCCACCACCCGCCCGGACATCCCGATGCACGCGCTGGCGATGCTGAAGAACGCGCGCCCCGGCATCACGCCGGAAGAAGATGGCAAGCGCGGTCCCGTCAAGTTCATCGAGTCGCTGAAAGAAAAGGGCCACCTGGTCGCCTACGTCGGCGACGTGGTCGGCACGGGCTCGTCGCGCAAGTCGGCCACCAACTCGGTGCTGTGGTTCACGGGCGAAGACATCCCCTTCATCCCGAACAAGCGCTTCGGCGGCGTGTGCCTGGGCAGCAAGATCGCCCCGATCTTCTACAACACGATGGAAGACGCCGGCGCGCTGCCGATCGAACTCGACGTGTCGAAGATGGATATGGGCGACGTGGTCGAACTGCGTCCCTACGAAGGCAAGGCCCTGAAGAACGGCGAAGTGATCGCCGAGTTCCAGGTCAAGTCCGACGTGCTGTTCGACGAAGTGCGCGCCGGCGGCCGCATTCCGCTGATCATCGGTCGCGGACTGACGGCCAAGGCACGTGAAGCGCTGGGTCTGGCGCCGTCGACGCTGTTCCGCCTGCCGCAACAGCCGGCCGACAGCGGCAAGGGCTTCTCGCTCGCGCAGAAGATGGTCGGCCGCGCCTGCGGCCTGCCGGAAGGCCAGGGCGTCCGTCCGGGCGCCTACTGCGAACCGCGCATGACCTCGGTCGGCTCGCAGGACACCACCGGACCGATGACCCGCGACGAACTGAAGGACCTGGCGTGCCTCGGCTTCTCGGCCGACCTCGTCATGCAGTCGTTCTGCCACACGGCTGCGTATCCGAAGCCGGTGGACGTCAAGACGCACCAGACCCTGCCGAACTTCATCAGCAACCGTGGCGGCATCGCGCTGCGTCCGGGCGACGGCGTGATCCACTCGTGGCTGAACCGCATGCTGCTGCCCGACACCGTGGGCACGGGCGGCGACTCGCACACTCGTTTCCCGATCGGCATCAGCTTCCCGGCCGGTTCGGGCCTGGTGGCCTTCGCGGCTGCCACGGGCACGATGCCGCTGGACATGCCGGAATCGGTGCTGGTCCGCTTCAAGGGCAAGATGCAGCCGGGCGTGACGCTGCGTGATCTCGTCAACGCGATCCCGCTGTACGCCATCAAGCAAGGCATGCTGACGGTTGCGAAGCAGGGCAAGAAGAACATCTTCTCGGGCCGCATTCTCGAAATCGAAGGTCTGCCCGATCTGAAGGTCGAGCAGGCGTTCGAACTGTCGGATGCGTCCGCCGAGCGCTCGGCCGCTGGCTGCACGGTCCACCTGAACAAGGAACCGATCATCGAATACCTCAACAGCAACATCACGCTGCTGAAGTGGATGATCGCTCAGGGCTACCAGGACCCGCGCAGCCTGCAACGCCGTATCAAGGCGATGGAAGCGTGGCTGGCCGACCCGCAGCTGCTGCAACCGGATGCCGACGCCGAATACGCAGCCGTCATCGAGATCGACCTGGCCGACATCCACGAACCCATCGTGGCCTGCCCGAATGATCCGGACGACGTGAAGACGCTGTCGGACGTGGCAGGCGCCAAGATCGACGAAGTGTTCATCGGCTCGTGCATGACCAACATCGGTCACTTCCGTGCCGCGTCGAAGCTGCTGGAAGGCAAGCGCGACATCCCCGTCAAGCTGTGGGTGGCGCCGCCGACCAAGATGGACCAGAAGCAGCTGACGGAAGAAGGCCATTACGGCGTGTTCGGCACAGCCGGTGCCCGTACCGAAATGCCGGGCTGCTCGCTGTGCATGGGCAATCAGGCACAGGTGCGCGAAGGCGCGACGGTCATGTCGACGTCGACGCGTAACTTCCCGAACCGCCTGGGCAAGAACACGAACGTGTATCTCGGCTCGGCGGAACTGGCGGCGATCTGCTCGCGCCTGGGCAAGATCCCGAGCAAGGAAGAGTACATGGCCGACATGGGCGTGCTGAACGCCAACGGCGACGCGATCTACCAGTACATGAACTTCGACCAGATCGAAGACTTCAAGGAAGTCGCCGACACGGTGCAGATGTAA
- a CDS encoding GntR family transcriptional regulator, which yields MNQNVDRSKLEEEGESSRVGEIVDWVARGIIEGRLSPGDDLNSVDLAKRFNVSRTPVREALFALSREGLVDWSPRRRPRVSALKLVDVREIYQLRAILYAQVSTAIAERATDADIEALWRAHGHLAEAASQGDVDGYFWANVAFRDEELRVCGNGIFKEVLDSMRMRTNRLRRLSTSLPGRLQRSCSDHQRLCEAYAERDGVLAAALNRSIVFSALQAIEQAWESMPVGVDSSAAEER from the coding sequence CGCGTGTCGGTGAGATCGTCGACTGGGTGGCGCGCGGCATCATCGAAGGGCGTCTTTCGCCGGGCGACGATCTGAACTCCGTCGATCTCGCGAAACGGTTCAACGTCAGCCGCACGCCGGTGCGCGAAGCGCTGTTCGCGTTGAGTCGCGAAGGACTGGTCGACTGGTCGCCGCGCAGACGTCCACGGGTGTCGGCTCTCAAGCTGGTGGACGTGCGCGAGATCTATCAGTTGCGCGCGATTCTTTACGCGCAGGTATCGACGGCCATCGCCGAACGCGCCACCGACGCGGACATCGAAGCGCTATGGCGTGCCCATGGCCATCTTGCAGAGGCCGCCTCGCAAGGCGACGTCGACGGCTATTTCTGGGCAAATGTCGCATTCCGCGACGAAGAACTTCGGGTGTGCGGCAACGGCATCTTCAAGGAAGTGCTGGATTCGATGCGCATGCGGACCAACCGTCTGCGCCGTTTGAGTACGTCGTTGCCGGGGCGTTTGCAGCGTTCGTGCTCCGACCATCAGCGCCTGTGCGAAGCCTATGCCGAGCGAGACGGCGTGCTGGCCGCGGCGCTGAACCGGTCGATCGTGTTCAGCGCGCTTCAGGCGATCGAACAGGCGTGGGAGTCGATGCCCGTCGGCGTAGATAGCAGCGCGGCTGAAGAGCGGTAG